From Vicinamibacteria bacterium:
GAGAAACGTTTCGAGGGCTACGTCATCACCGCGCTCGAGTTCTTTTCCGAGGCGATGACCGAGAACGCGCTCGGCCTGAAAGAGTTCATCCGCGCCCTCAGTTTCTTTGCCGCTTGCATCAGTTACCTCGTGATACTGCTGGCCATGTACACGACCATCATCGAGCGCACGCGCGAGATAGGGATTTTGAAGGCGCTCGGAGCGGGCAAGGGCTACATCATGAAGATCGTGATGGCCGAGTCATTCCTCATCTGCGCGATGGGGGTCGGGGTCGGGTTCGCCCTCTCTGTTTTTGGCCGCAGCTTGCTCCTTTCATTCTTCCCGACGCTGACGGTCGATTTGATTCCCCGCTGGTTCTTGTTCTCGGCTATCCTGGGGATCACCGGGGGCCTTCTGGGAGCGCTCTACCCGGCCTATCGGGCGGCGACGCTCGATCCGGTGGAGGCCCTCAACTTCGAGTGATGACCGACGAAAACCGACCGCCGAGCGTCCTGAAGACGGTCTCCCTACGGAAGGTCTATCGCAGCGGGTCTCTCGACGTGCCCGCGCTCCAAGGCGTCGACCTGGACATTCGGCGCGGCGAGTTCGTTGCCGTCATGGGCCCGTCGGGATGTGGCAAGACGACTCTTCTCCAAATTCTCGGAGGGCTGTCCCGACCGACGTCGGGGCGGGTGTTCGTCGACGGCGTCGACCTCGGGGCGATCTCCGATGGAGAACGGACTCGGCTGCGCTGCCAGAAGATCGGCTTCGTCTTTCAACGATTCAATCTTCTGCCCACCCTGACGGTCCAGGGGAACATCGAGATCGCCCGGCAGATCTTCGGAGGTTCGACGCTCGGCCGCCGTGAGATCGGAGACCTCCTCGAAATCGTCCAAGTCCGTCACAAGCTCGACTACAAGCCGACGGAGTTATCGGTGGGTGAACAGCAGCGGGTTGCCATCGCTCGAGCTCTCGTCAACGAGCCGTCGATCATACTCGCCGACGAGCCAACGGGGAACCTCGACTCGCGCAACTCCGAGCAGGTGCTGCGCCTGTTGGCGGATCTGAATCGCGAGAAACAGCAGACGATCGTGATGATCACTCACAACCCGCAGGCCGCCGAGATGGGCAACCGCGTCATCGAGATGCTCGATGGTCAGATCGTCAGCCACGGTACCGCCCCCGAGTTGGTGGAGGCGCCCGGGCGCGCTTCGTCCCGGCTGCGGTAAACTCCGTTTTTCGGGGAGCCTATGAACATGACCGGTCTGGTTGCGTTCGCCTTACTGATTCATCCCCCTTCGTCCGCCGACAGGCTGGAGGAGATCCTCGAGCAGATGAAGACGGCGGGCGAGCGCCTCCATACGCTGACGGCGACGTTCGAGCAGACCGACCATGATTCCATTCTTCAGGAATCCGAGGTAAGCCAGGGTCGATTGTATTTGAAGCTCCCGGGACGTATCCGATGGGAGTACGAAGCTCCAACGAAAAAGGTCTTGGTGGTGAAAGACGACCTGGTGCGCCTCTACAACCCGGTCTCACGCCAGGTCCAGGAGTTCGACCGAAGCAAAGGAGGCAGCAGCGGCGGAGCCGACTTGCTCGTCGGGTTCGGCAAATCGAACTCCACGATTGGCAAGAACTACGACGTGAGCCTCGTCTCGGAAGACGAGAGCACGGTCGCTCTCGATCTCGTCCCCAAGCCCGACTCGGCGGCGTCGCTCTTCACTCGGATCGAGCTGACCCTGGACAAGAAGTCGTGGACTCCCATACGTTCCGTGTTCCACGAGCCCAATCGCGACCGCACCGATATTCGCTTCTCGCGCGTCGAGCTCGATGTCGAGCTGCCCGACTCGACCTTCGAGCTGGATCTGCCCGCAAACGTCGAAGTCATCCGAAACTAGGATCGCTATACTGAGGCGATGGCCGCGGAGCTGCGGACCAAGCTCGAAGACCTCCCGAAATCCTCGGGAGTCTATCTCTTCAAAGGAGCGGGCGGAGAAATCCTCTACGTAGGAAAGGCCCGTTCCCTTCGAAGCCGCGTCCGCTCCTACTTTCAGAACGCCCGGGTCGACAGTCCGAGGCTCGATCGCCTCGTCGAGCGCATCGAAGACGTCGATGTGGTCGTGACCGACACCGAGCGTGAGGCCCTGGTTCTCGAGAACAGCCTCATCAAGACCCACAAGCCCCGTTTCAACGTTCTGCTCCGGGACGACAAGAACCACCCGTACCTCAAGCTCACGCTCAACGAGACCTACCCTCGCCTCTACGTGGTGCGCCAACCGGCGAAAGACGGCGATTGCTACTCCGGACCGTACGTGCCCGCGAGCCTCGCCCGCAAGACGGCCAATCTCGTCCACCGGCTGTTCGGCGTCCGGAATTGCACCGAGAAGCTCGACGGGAAGCGTGCGCGGCCGTGCTTGCAGTACCAGATCAACCGCTGCGTGGCCCCCTGTGTCGACACCATCATCTCCCTCGACGAATATCGGCGGGCGGTGGACGACGCCCGGCTCTTTCTCGAGGGTAAGAACGACGATCTCATCGCCTCCCTGAGAGTGAAGATGTACGAGGCCGCGGACCGGGAGCGATTCGAGGAGGCGGCTCGACTGCGGGACAACCTGCGCACCCTCGAGGAATTGTCCATTCGACAGAAGATGGCGGGCGTTCGCGGCGATGAAAGCGACGTATTCGGCTTCTTTCGCGAGGGCAACCAGGCCGTCTTGCAGGTGTTCTCCGTTCGATCGGGCAAAGTCGTCGATCGAGACAGTTTTCTGTTGGAAGACCTGGATGCCCACGATGACGCCTCGCTGGTGGAGGGGTCCCTGCGACAGTACTACGAGCTCGGCCGGTTTCTACCTTCCACGATTCACGTTCCCGTGGACTTCCCCGAACGGGCGCTCGTCTCCGAGCTTCTCAGCGGACAGAAGGGCTCGAAGGTCGAGGTGCTGGTTCCGAGGCGGGGAGCGAAAAAACGCATGGTGGATCTCGTCTCGAAGAACGCTCGACTCTCTTACGATCTTGATTTTCGCGAGGAGGGCCGCCAGGTGTTCGTCCGCCTCGAGAAGCTCGCCGAGGTGCTCGGGATGTCGGAGCGGCCCGAGCGCATCGAAGGTTTCGATATCTCGAACATCCAGGCGAGCGAGATCGTCGCCTCCATGGTCGTCTTCGAGCGCGGGCAGCCCAAGAGGAGCGACTACCGAAAGTACAAGATTCGAGGGCTCGAGCACCGCAAGCCGGATGATTTCGCCTCCATGCGAGAAGTGGTTCTCAGGCGCTACCGCCGGGTGCTCGAAGAGGGAGCGGATCTCCCCGACCTCGTTCTGATCGATGGCGGCAAAGGCCAGCTGGGTGCGGCGCTCTCCGCGCTCGAGGAGCTCGGGCTGTCGCACTTGCCGACGGTCAGCCTTGCCAAGAAGGAGGAGTGGGTCTTCCGGCCCGGCCATTCTCAGCCGCTCGTCCTCGACCGTCACTCGCCCGCTCTCCAGCTCCTCCAGCGCGTGCGTGACGAGGCCCATCGGTTCGCGGTGACCTTTCATCGCCAGCAGCGAAAGGCGCGCGACTTCTCCTCCTCGCTCGAGTCCGTTCCCGGCATCGGTCCCAAGAAGCGGCGAAGGCTCCTAACGCGGTTCAAGAGCGTGAAGGGAATCAAAGCCGCGGAGCTCGCCGAGCTTAAGGAAGTGCTCGGCCAAAAGCTCGGCGAAAAGGTGTACCGTCACGTGCGGGAGATGATGTGAGTTTGTGCTAGCATCCCGCAAACTCGAACATGGCAAGAAAACGCGTCCTCTCCGGCATGAGACCCACGGGTGCGGCCCATCTGGGCCATCTGGTCGGGGCCTTCGAGAACTGGGTGGCGATGCAGGACGAGCTCGATACGTTCTATTGTATCGTCGACTGGCACGCGCTCACGACCGATTACGCCGACACCCGTGAGCTACGCGCCAACGTTCGAGAGCTGGCGCTGGATTTCCTCGCGGTTGGACTCGACCCGGAGCGGTCGACGCTCTTCGTGCAATCGCATGTGCCGGCTCACGCCGAGCTGCACCTGCTGCTCTCGATGGTGGTCCCGCTGCCCTGGCTCGAGCGCGTTCCGA
This genomic window contains:
- a CDS encoding outer membrane lipoprotein carrier protein LolA; this translates as MTGLVAFALLIHPPSSADRLEEILEQMKTAGERLHTLTATFEQTDHDSILQESEVSQGRLYLKLPGRIRWEYEAPTKKVLVVKDDLVRLYNPVSRQVQEFDRSKGGSSGGADLLVGFGKSNSTIGKNYDVSLVSEDESTVALDLVPKPDSAASLFTRIELTLDKKSWTPIRSVFHEPNRDRTDIRFSRVELDVELPDSTFELDLPANVEVIRN
- a CDS encoding ABC transporter ATP-binding protein, which translates into the protein MTDENRPPSVLKTVSLRKVYRSGSLDVPALQGVDLDIRRGEFVAVMGPSGCGKTTLLQILGGLSRPTSGRVFVDGVDLGAISDGERTRLRCQKIGFVFQRFNLLPTLTVQGNIEIARQIFGGSTLGRREIGDLLEIVQVRHKLDYKPTELSVGEQQRVAIARALVNEPSIILADEPTGNLDSRNSEQVLRLLADLNREKQQTIVMITHNPQAAEMGNRVIEMLDGQIVSHGTAPELVEAPGRASSRLR
- the uvrC gene encoding excinuclease ABC subunit UvrC; the protein is MAAELRTKLEDLPKSSGVYLFKGAGGEILYVGKARSLRSRVRSYFQNARVDSPRLDRLVERIEDVDVVVTDTEREALVLENSLIKTHKPRFNVLLRDDKNHPYLKLTLNETYPRLYVVRQPAKDGDCYSGPYVPASLARKTANLVHRLFGVRNCTEKLDGKRARPCLQYQINRCVAPCVDTIISLDEYRRAVDDARLFLEGKNDDLIASLRVKMYEAADRERFEEAARLRDNLRTLEELSIRQKMAGVRGDESDVFGFFREGNQAVLQVFSVRSGKVVDRDSFLLEDLDAHDDASLVEGSLRQYYELGRFLPSTIHVPVDFPERALVSELLSGQKGSKVEVLVPRRGAKKRMVDLVSKNARLSYDLDFREEGRQVFVRLEKLAEVLGMSERPERIEGFDISNIQASEIVASMVVFERGQPKRSDYRKYKIRGLEHRKPDDFASMREVVLRRYRRVLEEGADLPDLVLIDGGKGQLGAALSALEELGLSHLPTVSLAKKEEWVFRPGHSQPLVLDRHSPALQLLQRVRDEAHRFAVTFHRQQRKARDFSSSLESVPGIGPKKRRRLLTRFKSVKGIKAAELAELKEVLGQKLGEKVYRHVREMM